A window of the Gammaproteobacteria bacterium genome harbors these coding sequences:
- the cas2 gene encoding CRISPR-associated endonuclease Cas2: protein MLSGYRLMWVTVMFDLPVVERSERKAATDFRNTLLDMGFEMAQFSVYMRFCTSQAQIDTFCKRVEQALPEGGKVNILIFTDKQYERIISYCGKAKQAAKKSPDQFNLF, encoded by the coding sequence ATGCTTAGCGGGTATCGACTAATGTGGGTTACGGTAATGTTCGATCTGCCTGTAGTGGAAAGGAGTGAGCGCAAGGCAGCCACCGATTTTCGCAATACACTGCTGGATATGGGATTCGAAATGGCGCAGTTCTCGGTTTATATGCGTTTCTGTACCAGCCAGGCGCAGATAGACACTTTCTGCAAACGGGTGGAACAGGCCTTGCCAGAGGGAGGGAAGGTCAATATTCTCATCTTTACCGATAAACAATACGAACGAATCATTTCTTACTGTGGCAAGGCCAAGCAAGCCGCCAAAAAATCACCGGATCAATTTAACTTGTTCTGA
- the cas1 gene encoding type II CRISPR-associated endonuclease Cas1, protein MIGRIVEVADDRRHLFVSRGFMVVQDTEGERKELGQVPLDDIAAVIVNAHGLSYTNNLLVALAERGAPFVLCAANHNAIGMLWPVDGNFQQAKRFDAQIAASRPTHKRLWAEVVRSKLQQQAAALEAAGAPVAPLAALTAKVRSGDPDNLEAQGARRYWGLLFGDDFRRDQNGGGLNSLLNYGYTVLRAATARAVIAAGLHPTLGLHHSNEGNPMRLVDDLMEPFRPVMDLHVWHLQRTGEVNVTSDTKRSLVRTLYDDMQTSSGATPVMVCMQRLAVSLAQVYLGDRDKLDLPLPGLPLSMAASLSDD, encoded by the coding sequence ATGATAGGCCGCATCGTTGAAGTGGCCGATGACCGGCGGCACCTGTTTGTTTCCCGTGGTTTTATGGTTGTACAGGATACGGAGGGGGAGCGTAAAGAGCTGGGGCAGGTGCCGCTGGATGATATTGCGGCTGTCATCGTCAATGCGCATGGCTTGAGTTACACCAACAACCTGCTGGTGGCATTGGCTGAGCGTGGTGCACCGTTTGTGCTGTGTGCGGCCAATCACAATGCCATCGGCATGTTGTGGCCGGTGGACGGTAATTTTCAGCAAGCCAAACGTTTCGATGCGCAGATTGCAGCATCGCGCCCCACCCACAAACGGCTGTGGGCAGAGGTGGTGCGCAGCAAGCTGCAACAACAGGCTGCTGCCCTCGAAGCAGCGGGGGCACCCGTTGCTCCATTGGCGGCGCTGACAGCTAAGGTACGCTCTGGCGATCCAGATAATCTGGAGGCTCAGGGGGCTCGCCGTTATTGGGGGCTACTGTTTGGCGACGATTTTCGGCGCGATCAGAATGGAGGAGGGCTTAACAGCTTGCTTAATTACGGCTACACAGTGCTGCGTGCTGCTACCGCACGTGCCGTCATTGCAGCGGGGCTTCATCCTACGCTGGGGCTGCATCACTCCAATGAAGGCAATCCGATGCGGTTAGTTGATGATCTGATGGAGCCATTCCGCCCCGTTATGGACCTGCATGTGTGGCATTTGCAACGAACAGGAGAGGTTAATGTCACGTCAGATACCAAACGCTCTTTGGTGCGTACTCTCTACGATGACATGCAAACCAGTTCAGGCGCCACGCCCGTCATGGTCTGTATGCAGCGCCTGGCTGTGTCTCTGGCTCAGGTTTACCTTGGCGATCGGGACAAGCTCGATCTCCCCTTGCCAGGGCTTCCGCTCTCCATGGCGGCAAGTCTGTCTGATGACTGA
- the cas9 gene encoding type II CRISPR RNA-guided endonuclease Cas9 (Cas9, originally named Csn1, is the large, multifunctional signature protein of type II CRISPR/Cas systems. It is well known even to general audiences because its RNA-guided endonuclease activity has made it a popular tool for custom editing of eukaryotic genomes.), whose product MLPKMRYRLALDMGSTSIGWCLIRLNANDEPIAVIRMGVRIFSDGRNPKDGSSLAVTRRNARQMRRRRDRLLKRKERMMASLIKLGFFPKDDGQRRELVKLDPYALRKKGLYESLSGPEFARALFHINQRRGFLSNRKTDKKDNDSGALKKAIKDLYTKLEQENCQTLGEWLAKRHEARLSVRARLRGKTQKDKAYDFYANRAMIEHEFDMLWAKQNSLNPLLFNDAARDEFKDILLHQRPLKPIKPGRCTLLPNEERAPQALPSTQRFRIYQEVNNLRYLTSDLREQELTLEQRNQIIDLLEHQSEVRFTAMLKKLKLPGTTKFNLEDIKRDRLKGNVTSVMLSKEMTFGDRWHGFVPELQDNIVEKLLNEASESALVAWLQDNTGVDEPTAERIASVGLPEGYGSLSRAALARILPELVNDVVVYSGAVTRAGFDSHSELSHAQQTGEIMESLPYYGIPLLRHVAFAKDNPRNDEERYGKIANPTVHIGLNELRKVVNTLIKRYGHPSEIIVEVARDLKLGHERKQEIQREQKERQDLNNKHVAEACVVLGLTPDNLDKAKRRELSQKMQLWRELNINNIADRQCPYTGEQISIERLLSNDVEIEHILPFSKTLDDSMNNKTVSLRRANRDKGNRAPYEAFADNSEYDYVAILQRAALMPKEKAKRFAPDGYQRWLKEDKDFLARSLNDTAYLSRIAKEYLSLICPPNSVRAIPGRMTALLRGKFGLNQLLSGSEIKNRNDHRHHALDAAVIGITDQGLLQRFAKASASARERQLDRLVEEMPLPWVNYREHVERALNNIVVSHKPDHGFEGSMFKDTAYGIRPDGSVIQKKRDEGGKTRTIEYVVPVYSLNQMARHGTSVDGGPRPYKGYAPDGNYCLEIIEDDAGEWVMETIPVFKAYQFAREFGYGKVYQAHVLHKMINTKLSSKPGSLIMKLMPGDVIRMDYKGIKNRLLSVVKMSVEGGATFTELSEANVSKRYDERRKARNLIKKEGKTVDQISTVERIALNDEFVLSQIGVSDLKAGRARKITLSPIGDLRDPGFKG is encoded by the coding sequence ATGCTACCGAAAATGCGATACCGGTTGGCTCTGGATATGGGGTCAACGTCAATCGGCTGGTGTCTGATTCGATTGAATGCCAACGATGAACCCATTGCCGTTATCAGGATGGGGGTTCGCATCTTCTCCGATGGGCGGAATCCCAAAGATGGCAGCTCTCTTGCCGTCACCCGCCGCAATGCCCGCCAGATGCGCCGCCGCCGCGACCGGCTGTTGAAACGCAAAGAACGCATGATGGCATCGCTGATTAAGCTTGGTTTTTTTCCGAAGGATGATGGTCAACGTCGAGAGCTGGTGAAGCTCGATCCCTATGCCTTGCGCAAAAAGGGATTGTACGAATCCCTGAGCGGCCCCGAATTCGCCCGTGCCTTGTTTCACATCAACCAGCGGCGTGGGTTTTTAAGTAACCGTAAGACAGACAAGAAAGACAACGACAGTGGCGCACTCAAAAAGGCTATCAAGGATTTGTACACCAAACTGGAACAGGAAAACTGTCAGACCCTGGGCGAATGGCTAGCAAAACGCCATGAGGCGCGCCTAAGTGTGCGGGCACGTTTGCGCGGCAAAACCCAGAAGGACAAGGCTTACGATTTTTATGCTAACCGAGCTATGATCGAGCATGAATTCGATATGCTATGGGCCAAACAGAATAGCTTGAATCCATTGCTGTTCAATGATGCAGCCCGTGATGAATTCAAAGATATATTGCTGCATCAGCGTCCACTCAAGCCGATCAAACCAGGACGCTGTACGCTGTTGCCTAATGAGGAGCGCGCGCCGCAGGCCCTGCCAAGTACACAACGCTTCCGCATTTATCAGGAGGTCAATAACCTGCGATACCTAACTTCTGACCTGCGGGAACAGGAGTTAACGCTTGAGCAGCGAAATCAGATCATTGATCTTCTTGAACATCAGAGTGAAGTGAGATTTACGGCGATGCTTAAGAAGCTGAAATTACCGGGAACTACCAAATTTAATCTTGAGGACATTAAGCGTGATCGCTTGAAGGGTAATGTTACCTCGGTAATGCTTTCAAAAGAGATGACCTTCGGCGATCGGTGGCATGGCTTTGTTCCTGAACTGCAAGACAATATAGTGGAAAAGTTGCTGAATGAAGCCAGCGAATCTGCGCTGGTGGCGTGGTTACAGGATAATACCGGCGTGGATGAGCCAACGGCAGAACGCATTGCCAGTGTCGGTCTGCCAGAAGGCTATGGCAGTTTGAGTCGTGCAGCCCTGGCTCGGATACTACCAGAGCTGGTCAATGATGTGGTTGTTTACTCAGGAGCAGTTACGCGGGCAGGGTTTGATAGCCACAGTGAACTTTCACATGCGCAGCAAACTGGCGAGATCATGGAGTCTCTGCCCTATTACGGCATTCCATTACTTCGCCATGTCGCTTTCGCTAAGGACAACCCGCGTAATGATGAAGAGCGTTATGGCAAGATCGCCAACCCTACGGTGCATATTGGCCTGAACGAGCTGCGTAAGGTGGTAAATACTCTCATCAAGCGTTATGGCCATCCCAGCGAAATTATTGTGGAGGTGGCGCGTGATCTTAAGCTTGGCCATGAAAGAAAGCAGGAAATACAGCGTGAACAAAAGGAGCGACAAGACCTCAATAACAAGCATGTCGCCGAAGCATGTGTGGTGCTGGGGCTGACTCCTGACAATCTCGATAAGGCCAAGCGCCGTGAACTATCGCAAAAAATGCAGCTCTGGAGAGAGCTCAATATTAATAACATTGCTGACCGGCAATGCCCCTATACAGGTGAGCAGATCAGTATTGAGCGGTTGTTATCCAATGATGTAGAGATCGAGCATATTCTGCCCTTCTCCAAAACACTGGATGACAGTATGAACAACAAAACGGTGTCGTTACGTCGAGCCAACCGCGACAAAGGTAATCGCGCGCCCTATGAGGCATTTGCCGATAACAGCGAGTATGACTATGTCGCCATCCTTCAGCGTGCAGCACTCATGCCCAAGGAAAAAGCCAAGCGTTTTGCGCCCGATGGTTACCAGCGCTGGCTCAAAGAAGATAAAGATTTTCTTGCCAGGTCGCTGAACGATACCGCCTATTTGTCGCGTATTGCCAAGGAGTATCTATCGCTGATTTGCCCGCCCAACAGTGTGCGTGCCATTCCTGGCCGTATGACGGCATTGCTGCGCGGCAAGTTTGGCCTCAATCAACTGCTGTCAGGCTCCGAGATAAAGAACCGTAATGACCATCGCCACCATGCGCTCGATGCCGCCGTGATTGGTATTACCGATCAAGGGTTGTTGCAGCGCTTTGCCAAGGCCAGTGCCAGTGCGCGGGAAAGACAGCTTGACCGGTTGGTTGAGGAGATGCCACTGCCGTGGGTTAATTACCGCGAGCATGTAGAGCGGGCGCTGAACAATATTGTTGTTAGTCATAAACCGGATCATGGTTTTGAAGGCTCCATGTTTAAAGATACGGCTTATGGCATAAGGCCAGATGGTTCGGTAATTCAGAAGAAGAGAGATGAGGGTGGAAAAACTAGAACGATTGAGTATGTTGTTCCAGTTTATTCACTGAATCAGATGGCGAGACATGGAACCTCAGTAGATGGCGGTCCTAGACCATATAAGGGCTATGCGCCGGATGGAAATTATTGCCTGGAGATCATAGAGGACGATGCAGGAGAATGGGTGATGGAAACGATTCCAGTCTTCAAGGCATATCAGTTTGCACGAGAGTTTGGTTATGGGAAAGTTTATCAAGCACACGTTCTTCACAAAATGATCAACACAAAATTATCAAGCAAGCCAGGAAGCTTGATTATGAAGCTTATGCCTGGTGATGTAATTCGCATGGATTATAAAGGCATCAAGAATCGCCTCTTATCTGTTGTGAAGATGAGCGTAGAAGGTGGTGCGACATTTACAGAGCTGAGCGAGGCCAATGTTAGCAAGCGATATGATGAGAGAAGGAAGGCCAGAAATCTGATCAAAAAAGAGGGAAAAACAGTCGATCAGATTAGTACGGTGGAAAGAATTGCCTTGAATGATGAGTTTGTATTGTCCCAAATTGGGGTGTCTGATCTGAAAGCAGGTAGGGCCCGTAAGATTACATTGTCACCTATAGGCGACCTGCGTGATCCAGGCTTCAAAGGGTAA
- the yjjJ gene encoding type II toxin-antitoxin system HipA family toxin YjjJ — protein sequence MRPQNQAARNQLTTELRRNAPVSAADLAGHLRISVPTVLRILRERGDQIVRIGTTKKARYALRRPLRGIAHSIPVYRIDIQGKGHSCGTLELVEPHGSVMDLEIMGWPVDVEHSSGYWDGLPYPLYDMRPQGFLGRSFARQTYRDLALPSNLSDWSDDDIVHALSQRGSDTIGNLIVGDHAYERWLTSVASPEAPPLPESGLAECYADLAVRIMNLGIAGSSAAGEFPKFTASRELPGAAAPHVIVKFSGTEDSGAVKRWSDLLVCEHIALTTLRETTRLPAAHSRILNAQGRTFLEVERFDRHGMFGRSEIVTLASIDAAFLGSAESLWPESIRRLTKIKLANQLLENKVRVLWWYGKLIANSDMHMGNLSFTFTPEPGKQPELRLAPTYDMLPMFYAPLAGGEVPVRTFEPVLPLPKEREAWLMACAAALHFWQQTSTDTRISDAFRKVCGENYQRLNNLVQLV from the coding sequence ATGAGACCCCAAAACCAAGCGGCAAGAAATCAATTGACCACGGAATTGCGGCGAAACGCCCCTGTTTCGGCGGCTGATCTGGCCGGTCACCTACGGATCAGCGTACCTACGGTTTTGCGCATACTGCGGGAACGAGGGGATCAAATCGTCCGCATCGGCACAACAAAGAAAGCGCGCTATGCTTTACGCCGCCCGTTGCGCGGTATCGCACACTCTATTCCTGTCTACCGCATTGATATTCAAGGCAAGGGTCATAGCTGTGGAACACTGGAGCTCGTGGAACCCCATGGCTCGGTCATGGATCTGGAGATCATGGGTTGGCCTGTCGATGTTGAACATAGCAGCGGTTATTGGGATGGCCTGCCCTACCCGTTGTACGACATGCGGCCGCAGGGCTTTCTCGGTAGAAGTTTCGCGCGTCAGACCTACCGGGATCTTGCGCTTCCTTCCAACCTGAGTGACTGGTCAGACGATGATATTGTGCACGCGCTTAGTCAGCGCGGGTCAGATACTATCGGCAATTTGATTGTGGGCGATCACGCCTATGAGCGCTGGCTAACAAGTGTTGCCAGTCCTGAAGCCCCCCCACTGCCTGAATCTGGGCTGGCTGAGTGTTATGCGGACCTTGCCGTTCGTATCATGAACCTGGGCATTGCCGGATCGAGTGCAGCAGGTGAATTTCCCAAGTTCACGGCCAGCCGCGAACTGCCGGGGGCGGCGGCACCGCACGTCATCGTTAAATTTTCAGGCACGGAGGATTCAGGTGCGGTCAAACGCTGGTCAGACCTTTTGGTGTGTGAACATATCGCGTTAACAACCCTGAGGGAAACTACACGTTTACCTGCCGCTCATAGCAGAATCCTGAACGCGCAAGGGCGCACCTTTCTTGAAGTGGAACGCTTTGACCGTCACGGAATGTTTGGCCGCAGCGAAATCGTGACCTTGGCGAGTATCGATGCCGCATTTCTGGGCAGTGCGGAATCGCTCTGGCCAGAATCAATCCGGCGCCTAACCAAGATTAAGCTGGCCAATCAGCTTCTGGAAAACAAGGTACGTGTGCTGTGGTGGTATGGAAAGCTCATTGCCAATTCCGATATGCACATGGGTAATCTGTCTTTCACCTTTACACCAGAACCGGGTAAGCAGCCTGAATTAAGGCTGGCGCCCACCTACGATATGTTACCCATGTTCTATGCGCCTCTCGCGGGAGGGGAAGTTCCTGTGCGCACTTTTGAACCCGTGTTGCCGTTACCGAAGGAACGGGAAGCCTGGTTGATGGCATGTGCAGCAGCGCTACATTTCTGGCAGCAAACGAGTACCGATACACGCATCAGTGATGCATTCAGAAAAGTTTGTGGTGAGAATTACCAGCGATTAAACAACTTGGTACAGCTGGTTTGA
- a CDS encoding S-methyl-5'-thioinosine phosphorylase, which translates to MSNVAIIGGTGLTSLKNLEIVKREVVHTPYGEPSGPLTHGVLCGKEVVFLARHGYGHTIPPHKINYRANIWALKHVGVERIVAVAAVGGIHKDLPPMRIAIPDQIVDYTWSRKHTFFEEGLNEVVHVDFTNPYDEGLRQLMIKSSKQAKIDCCEYGTYGATQGPRLETTAEINRLERDGCTMVGMTGMPEAALARELGMAYATCAVSVNWAAGRSGGVITMQDIENCLKGGMDQVRAMLEKLVPIL; encoded by the coding sequence ATGAGCAACGTCGCCATCATCGGCGGTACCGGACTTACTTCACTCAAGAATCTGGAAATTGTTAAGCGTGAAGTCGTGCACACACCTTATGGCGAACCCTCCGGGCCGCTCACGCATGGGGTATTGTGCGGCAAAGAAGTGGTATTCCTCGCGCGTCACGGCTATGGCCACACCATCCCGCCTCACAAAATCAACTATCGCGCCAACATCTGGGCGCTCAAACACGTCGGCGTCGAACGTATCGTAGCCGTCGCCGCTGTCGGGGGAATTCATAAAGACTTGCCGCCGATGCGCATTGCCATTCCTGATCAGATCGTCGATTACACCTGGTCGCGTAAACACACCTTTTTCGAAGAAGGCCTCAACGAAGTCGTACACGTCGATTTCACCAATCCCTATGATGAAGGTTTGCGGCAGCTGATGATCAAATCCAGCAAACAAGCCAAGATCGACTGCTGTGAGTACGGAACCTATGGAGCTACCCAAGGCCCGCGCCTGGAAACCACCGCCGAGATCAATCGTCTGGAGCGTGACGGTTGTACGATGGTCGGCATGACCGGCATGCCGGAAGCGGCACTGGCACGCGAACTGGGTATGGCGTATGCCACTTGCGCCGTCAGCGTCAATTGGGCCGCAGGCCGTAGCGGTGGCGTAATCACCATGCAAGATATCGAAAACTGCCTCAAGGGTGGCATGGACCAAGTGCGTGCGATGTTGGAGAAGCTCGTACCGATTCTGTAA
- a CDS encoding hypoxanthine-guanine phosphoribosyltransferase, with amino-acid sequence MSQQYREESRKILQDADLLCSHQQVEAALDKMAVEIKDRIGDQDPLLLCVMTGGLITAGTLLTRLDFLLNLDYIHATRYGNKTQGGHLNWIVRPSQPIKDRVILLIDDILDEGLTLQAIVEDCRNAGAKAVYSAVLVEKIRKREAMIKADFVGLEVEDRYLFGYGMDYKGYLRNAAGIYAVKE; translated from the coding sequence ATGTCACAACAATATCGAGAAGAATCACGAAAAATCCTGCAAGATGCCGATCTGCTCTGTTCGCATCAGCAAGTCGAGGCAGCGCTGGATAAAATGGCCGTCGAAATCAAAGACCGAATCGGCGATCAGGATCCTTTGCTGCTTTGCGTCATGACCGGAGGATTAATCACCGCCGGAACGCTACTGACACGTTTGGATTTTCTTCTGAATCTCGATTACATCCATGCCACTCGTTATGGAAACAAAACGCAGGGCGGGCATCTGAACTGGATCGTCCGTCCTTCGCAGCCGATCAAAGACCGGGTCATCTTGTTGATCGACGACATCCTCGATGAAGGCTTAACCTTACAGGCAATCGTGGAAGATTGCCGCAATGCCGGGGCAAAGGCAGTGTATTCAGCGGTCCTGGTCGAAAAGATTCGTAAGCGAGAGGCAATGATTAAGGCTGATTTTGTCGGCCTGGAAGTCGAAGACCGCTATTTGTTTGGCTATGGCATGGATTACAAGGGATATCTGCGTAATGCTGCCGGTATTTATGCCGTTAAAGAATAA
- a CDS encoding DsrE family protein, with the protein MADKLIIVMMNSDPENAMELVPPLAQATVAAAMEFDVEVIFSGRAAGIVRKGHAERLRLKEGRSVYDVIKEAVAAGVSFKVCAMGLEYWGEDIIPEIGETVGGAYIISEAMDSATVTFTY; encoded by the coding sequence ATGGCCGATAAGCTAATTATTGTCATGATGAACAGCGATCCGGAAAACGCCATGGAGCTGGTGCCACCACTGGCGCAGGCCACCGTCGCTGCTGCAATGGAGTTTGATGTGGAAGTGATTTTTTCCGGGCGCGCGGCTGGCATTGTTCGTAAAGGTCATGCCGAACGATTGCGGTTGAAAGAAGGGCGCAGTGTGTATGATGTGATCAAGGAAGCCGTCGCTGCCGGTGTTAGTTTCAAGGTGTGTGCGATGGGACTGGAATACTGGGGCGAAGATATTATTCCGGAAATTGGCGAAACCGTGGGGGGCGCTTATATCATCAGCGAAGCGATGGATAGTGCCACGGTAACATTTACCTATTAG
- a CDS encoding c-type cytochrome yields the protein MVKFLGSIILLGMSIVAQAIEPFQPLPAQPPIPKDNPQTAEKIELGKQLFFDPRLSITGTHACISCHNISAGGEDGRAVSTGVNGRVGMRNTQTIWNAAYHTAHNWDGGAKTLEEQFKGHVLDSRIMGMADGATLVARINTIPGYRSQFEQVFGRDGLSYDNMANAIASFERTLVTPNSAFDRYLRGDKTVISASAKRGFQEFVDIGCASCHFWVNLAGPIPGLAFQQGEGFYELFPNYPGTDYERRYNLAQDLGRYHLTLDSGDQRMWRMPSLRNIAVTAPYFHNGAVKTLDEAVRVMAMTQLKRELSDAQISDIVAFLNTLTGEFPEIRLPRLPQTPNRSALAGHDD from the coding sequence ATGGTTAAGTTTTTAGGCAGTATTATTTTATTGGGGATGAGCATTGTCGCTCAGGCAATCGAACCGTTTCAACCCTTGCCAGCGCAACCGCCAATTCCAAAAGATAATCCGCAAACGGCAGAAAAGATCGAACTTGGCAAACAATTGTTTTTTGACCCGCGGCTTTCGATCACCGGCACACACGCCTGCATCAGTTGCCATAACATCAGTGCCGGTGGCGAAGACGGTCGTGCTGTTTCGACGGGAGTGAATGGTCGGGTCGGGATGCGAAATACACAAACCATCTGGAATGCGGCCTATCACACGGCACATAATTGGGATGGCGGCGCCAAGACGCTGGAAGAACAGTTCAAAGGCCATGTGCTCGATTCACGCATCATGGGCATGGCGGATGGCGCGACACTGGTAGCACGAATCAATACCATTCCGGGGTATCGCAGCCAGTTTGAACAAGTATTCGGTCGCGACGGACTCAGCTATGACAACATGGCCAACGCCATTGCCAGTTTCGAGCGCACCTTGGTCACACCCAATAGCGCGTTTGATCGCTATCTGCGTGGCGATAAAACTGTCATCTCAGCATCGGCCAAGCGTGGATTCCAGGAATTTGTTGATATAGGTTGTGCCTCCTGCCACTTCTGGGTCAATTTGGCAGGCCCCATCCCCGGCTTGGCGTTTCAGCAGGGCGAAGGTTTTTACGAGCTTTTCCCCAATTATCCAGGCACCGACTATGAACGGCGCTATAATTTAGCCCAGGACTTGGGGCGTTATCACCTTACGCTCGATTCAGGTGATCAACGCATGTGGCGCATGCCGAGTTTGCGCAATATTGCGGTCACCGCCCCATATTTTCATAACGGAGCGGTAAAAACACTGGATGAAGCCGTGCGTGTCATGGCGATGACCCAGCTCAAACGGGAACTGTCTGATGCGCAGATATCGGATATTGTCGCTTTTCTTAATACCTTGACGGGTGAATTTCCGGAGATTCGCCTGCCACGCTTACCCCAGACGCCTAATCGTAGTGCGCTGGCCGGACACGACGACTAG
- a CDS encoding mechanosensitive ion channel family protein, which yields MKDILDYKHWDIWVSQVLAVIVITILVNWLQRRIIARAHLYFTKTATLWDDALIEALKRPLSVLIWIVGLAFAANIVERSTGAAIFSAVAPLRDMGVIVIIAWFLLRFINNAQREVIGRRIQAGEAIDRTTVDAVTKVLRITVVIIAALVMFQTLGYSISGILAFGGIGGIAVGFAAKDLLANFFGGLMIYLDRPFAVGDQVRSPDRNIEGTIETIGWRQTCIMTPDKRPLYVPNSVFANIAVENPSRMSHRRISETIGLRYEDAGKIDAIVDDIREMLRNSSEVDHKEKMIISFNAFGPSSLDILVSVYTPVSEVHEYHRDKHKILLAIYSVIRKHGADIAFPTSTIHIANEIALKSAHGQALTQNN from the coding sequence ATTAAGGATATTCTCGATTACAAACACTGGGACATCTGGGTAAGCCAGGTGCTGGCGGTTATTGTAATCACTATCCTCGTTAACTGGTTGCAACGCCGGATCATAGCCCGGGCGCACCTGTATTTCACCAAAACGGCGACCCTTTGGGATGATGCACTGATCGAAGCGCTCAAGCGGCCGCTATCAGTATTGATCTGGATCGTAGGCCTGGCCTTTGCCGCCAACATCGTTGAGCGATCCACCGGTGCCGCAATTTTCTCGGCAGTCGCGCCATTGCGCGATATGGGTGTGATTGTGATCATCGCCTGGTTCCTGCTGCGATTCATTAATAATGCCCAGCGCGAAGTTATCGGCCGCCGAATACAGGCCGGTGAAGCGATCGACCGCACGACCGTTGATGCCGTCACCAAAGTGCTGCGCATCACCGTGGTGATCATCGCCGCACTGGTGATGTTCCAGACATTGGGGTATAGCATCTCCGGCATTCTGGCCTTTGGCGGCATCGGTGGTATCGCCGTCGGTTTTGCTGCCAAGGACTTGCTCGCCAATTTCTTTGGCGGTTTGATGATTTATCTTGATCGGCCTTTCGCCGTCGGAGATCAGGTGCGCTCTCCGGATCGTAATATTGAAGGTACGATTGAAACTATCGGCTGGCGCCAGACATGCATCATGACGCCGGACAAACGCCCTCTTTATGTCCCCAACTCGGTGTTCGCAAACATCGCCGTCGAAAACCCCTCGCGCATGAGCCATCGCCGGATTTCCGAGACCATCGGTTTACGTTATGAAGATGCCGGAAAGATCGATGCTATCGTCGACGACATACGTGAAATGCTGAGAAACTCTTCTGAAGTCGATCATAAAGAAAAGATGATCATTAGTTTTAATGCCTTTGGACCGTCATCATTGGATATTTTGGTGTCTGTATATACCCCGGTTTCCGAGGTACACGAATATCATCGGGATAAGCATAAAATTCTACTCGCGATTTATTCCGTAATCCGTAAACACGGCGCCGACATCGCCTTCCCAACGTCAACGATTCACATCGCCAACGAAATCGCGCTTAAATCCGCTCATGGACAAGCGCTGACTCAGAACAACTAA